One Desulfonatronum sp. SC1 DNA segment encodes these proteins:
- a CDS encoding DUF4351 domain-containing protein, with the protein MTIAEQWKQDGRIEGRQAIIQRQITKRFGKSITDMDVQERLRKATPEQLDLWAERILDAKNVDEVFKDN; encoded by the coding sequence ATGACGATAGCTGAGCAGTGGAAACAAGATGGTCGCATTGAGGGCCGCCAAGCCATTATCCAGCGCCAAATCACCAAGCGCTTCGGCAAAAGCATCACGGACATGGACGTCCAGGAGCGCCTCCGCAAAGCCACGCCTGAACAGCTTGACCTCTGGGCCGAACGAATCCTGGACGCCAAGAATGTTGACGAGGTGTTCAAGGACAATTGA